From one Streptomyces sp. NBC_01478 genomic stretch:
- a CDS encoding thioredoxin domain-containing protein, protein MPNRLADETSPYLLQHADNPVDWWPWSPEAFAEARERGVPVLLSVGYSSCHWCHVMAHESFEDHPTADYLNAHFVSIKVDREERPDVDAVYMEAVQAATGQGGWPMTVFLTPDAEPFYFGTYFPPAPRHGMPSFRQVLEGVRSAWADRRDEVDEVAGKIVRDLSQREIDYGSTDAPGESEIVAALLGLTREYDPQRGGFGGAPKFPPSMALEFLLRHHARTGSEGALEMAQDTCERMARGGIYDQLAGGFARYSVDREWVVPHFEKMLYDNALLCRVYAHLWRSTGSELARRVAVETADFLVRELRTNEGGFASALDADSDDGTGRHVEGAHYVWTPAQLTEVLGEEDARLAAHYFGVTDEGTFEEGQSVLQLPQSEGVFDAEKIESVKQRLLAARSRRPAPGRDDKVVAAWNGLAIAALAETGAYFDRPDLVEAAVSAADLLVRLHLDEHAKLARTSKDGQVGANAGVLEDYADVAEGFLALASVTGEGVWLEFAGFLLDHVLAGFVDESGALYDTAVDAERLIRRPQDPTDNAAPSGWTAAAGALLGYAAQTGAEPHRTAAERALGVVKALGPRVPRFIGWGLAVAEAYLDGPREIAVVGPSVDDEGAKALHRTALLGTAPGAVVAFGIAGSDELPLLADRPLVDGEAAAYVCRNFTCDAPTIDPERLRTALNR, encoded by the coding sequence ATGCCGAACCGCCTTGCCGACGAGACGTCCCCCTACCTCCTCCAGCACGCCGACAACCCCGTCGACTGGTGGCCCTGGTCGCCGGAGGCCTTCGCGGAGGCTCGGGAGCGCGGGGTGCCCGTGCTGCTCAGCGTCGGGTATTCGAGCTGTCACTGGTGCCACGTCATGGCCCACGAGTCCTTCGAGGACCACCCCACCGCCGACTACCTCAACGCCCACTTCGTCAGCATCAAGGTCGACCGCGAGGAACGCCCCGACGTCGACGCCGTCTACATGGAGGCGGTCCAGGCGGCCACCGGTCAGGGCGGCTGGCCCATGACCGTGTTTCTGACGCCGGATGCCGAGCCCTTCTACTTCGGGACCTACTTCCCGCCGGCGCCCCGCCACGGCATGCCCTCCTTCCGGCAGGTGCTGGAGGGCGTGCGCAGCGCCTGGGCCGATCGACGGGACGAGGTCGACGAGGTCGCCGGCAAGATCGTGCGGGACCTCTCCCAGCGCGAGATCGACTACGGCAGCACCGACGCCCCCGGCGAGAGCGAGATCGTCGCCGCGCTGCTCGGGCTCACCCGTGAGTACGACCCGCAGCGCGGCGGATTCGGCGGCGCGCCCAAGTTCCCGCCGTCCATGGCGCTGGAGTTCCTGCTGCGCCACCACGCCCGCACCGGTTCCGAGGGCGCCCTGGAGATGGCACAGGACACCTGCGAGCGGATGGCACGCGGTGGCATCTACGACCAGCTCGCCGGCGGCTTCGCCCGGTACTCCGTCGACCGTGAGTGGGTCGTCCCGCACTTCGAGAAGATGCTCTACGACAACGCCCTGCTGTGCCGGGTGTACGCGCACCTGTGGCGCAGCACCGGGTCCGAGCTGGCGCGGCGCGTCGCCGTCGAGACCGCCGACTTCCTCGTGCGTGAACTCCGCACGAACGAGGGCGGGTTCGCCTCCGCCCTCGACGCCGACAGCGACGACGGGACCGGCAGGCACGTCGAGGGCGCCCACTACGTCTGGACGCCCGCGCAGCTCACCGAGGTCCTCGGCGAGGAGGATGCCCGACTCGCCGCCCACTACTTCGGCGTCACGGACGAGGGCACCTTCGAGGAGGGGCAGTCCGTCCTCCAACTCCCGCAGAGCGAAGGGGTCTTCGACGCCGAGAAGATCGAGTCGGTCAAACAGCGCCTCCTCGCCGCCCGTTCGCGGCGTCCCGCGCCCGGCCGGGACGACAAAGTGGTCGCCGCCTGGAACGGGCTCGCCATCGCCGCGCTCGCCGAGACCGGCGCCTACTTCGACCGCCCCGACCTGGTCGAGGCCGCCGTCTCCGCCGCCGATCTCCTCGTACGACTGCATCTGGACGAGCACGCCAAGCTGGCCCGCACCAGCAAGGACGGCCAAGTCGGGGCGAACGCCGGGGTGTTGGAGGACTACGCCGATGTCGCGGAGGGCTTCCTCGCGCTGGCGTCGGTCACGGGGGAGGGGGTCTGGCTGGAGTTCGCCGGGTTCCTGCTCGACCATGTGCTCGCCGGGTTCGTCGATGAGTCGGGGGCCTTGTACGACACCGCCGTCGATGCCGAGCGACTCATCCGGCGGCCGCAGGATCCGACCGACAACGCCGCCCCGTCGGGGTGGACCGCCGCCGCGGGCGCGCTGCTCGGCTATGCCGCGCAGACCGGTGCCGAGCCCCATCGCACCGCCGCCGAGCGGGCGTTGGGGGTCGTGAAGGCGCTCGGGCCGCGGGTGCCGCGGTTCATCGGGTGGGGGCTGGCGGTCGCCGAGGCGTATCTCGACGGGCCGCGTGAGATCGCCGTCGTAGGGCCGTCGGTCGACGACGAAGGCGCAAAAGCCTTGCACCGTACGGCACTTCTGGGTACCGCGCCGGGGGCCGTGGTCGCCTTCGGGATCGCGGGGAGTGACGAGCTGCCGTTGCTCGCCGACCGGCCGCTGGTCGACGGTGAAGCGGCCGCGTACGTTTGCCGTAACTTTACCTGTGACGCGCCGACGATCGATCCGGAGCGCCTGCGCACCGCGCTGAACAGGTGA
- a CDS encoding glycosyltransferase → MVTSVFIAVVSLALFWMAAFTLWWQMHAWRTPEVLASTRFSSPDGDEHVSFSLLLPARHEQAVLDHTIQRLLESTHTDFEIIVIVGHDDPETAAVANSAAERDPRVRVVVDTHEKKNKPKAMNTALPHCRGDVVGVFDAEDQVHPELLAHVDHAFRTTGADVVQGGVQLINFHSSWYSLRNCLEYFFWFRSRLHLHAQKGFIPLGGNTVFVRTDTLREADGWDSDCLAEDCDLGVRLSSVGKKVVVAYDSDMVTREETPGSLMSLLKQRTRWNQGFLQVYRKKDWKQLPGFGQRLLARYTLMTPFLQAFSGVIIPLNTAVALFLDVPVGVAFLTFLPLVTAAVTFVFEVVGLHDFGKQYGLRVRAVHYLKLIVGGPFYQVLLAGAAIRAVWREQRGRNDWELTSHVGAHLTETAVIREDVPA, encoded by the coding sequence GTGGTGACGTCTGTCTTCATCGCTGTCGTTTCGCTGGCCCTGTTCTGGATGGCCGCCTTCACTCTGTGGTGGCAGATGCACGCGTGGCGTACGCCCGAAGTGCTCGCCTCCACTCGATTCAGCAGCCCGGACGGGGACGAGCACGTCTCGTTCTCGCTGCTGCTGCCGGCCCGGCACGAGCAAGCCGTGCTGGACCACACCATCCAGCGACTGCTGGAATCCACACACACCGACTTCGAGATCATCGTGATCGTGGGGCACGACGACCCCGAGACCGCGGCGGTGGCCAACAGTGCCGCCGAGCGCGATCCGCGGGTCCGGGTCGTCGTCGACACCCATGAGAAGAAGAACAAACCGAAGGCCATGAACACGGCGCTGCCGCACTGCCGCGGCGATGTCGTCGGGGTCTTCGACGCGGAGGACCAGGTCCATCCGGAGCTGCTCGCCCACGTCGACCACGCGTTCCGCACCACGGGCGCGGACGTCGTGCAGGGCGGGGTCCAGCTCATCAACTTCCACTCCAGTTGGTACAGCCTGCGCAACTGCCTGGAGTACTTCTTCTGGTTCCGTTCCCGGCTGCATCTGCACGCGCAGAAGGGGTTCATCCCGCTGGGCGGCAACACCGTCTTCGTGCGGACCGACACCCTGCGGGAAGCCGACGGCTGGGACTCCGACTGCCTCGCCGAGGACTGCGACCTGGGCGTCCGGCTGTCCAGTGTCGGCAAGAAGGTCGTCGTCGCCTACGACTCCGACATGGTGACCCGGGAGGAGACCCCCGGCTCGCTGATGTCGCTGCTGAAGCAGCGAACCCGCTGGAACCAGGGCTTCCTTCAGGTCTACCGGAAGAAGGACTGGAAGCAACTCCCGGGATTCGGGCAGCGGTTGCTCGCCCGCTACACGCTGATGACACCGTTCCTGCAGGCCTTCTCCGGGGTGATCATCCCGCTCAACACGGCGGTCGCGCTCTTCCTGGACGTGCCGGTCGGCGTCGCCTTCCTCACCTTCCTGCCGCTGGTCACCGCCGCCGTCACCTTCGTCTTCGAGGTCGTCGGACTGCACGACTTCGGCAAGCAGTACGGACTGCGCGTCCGCGCCGTCCACTATCTGAAGCTCATCGTGGGCGGCCCCTTCTACCAGGTGCTGCTCGCCGGAGCCGCGATCCGCGCAGTGTGGCGTGAGCAACGTGGCCGGAACGACTGGGAGTTGACCTCCCACGTCGGCGCGCACCTCACCGAAACCGCAGTGATCCGAGAGGACGTTCCTGCGTGA
- a CDS encoding phospholipid carrier-dependent glycosyltransferase — protein sequence MTSTLPAVTTTVPAQRQPAPETGSAGRTTPPSRLRSSRSDLLLCGLLLVAILVVQGWNIADYPTLSDDEGTYLAQAWAVQQGTGLAHYTYWYDHPPLGWIQIALLTWIPAHFSPGSMTVGTMRLAMLVISAISAILVYVLARRLSLPRWAAGLAMVLFGLSPLSVILQREIFLDNIAVMWMLLAFCLAASPSRHLWHHFGAGLAGAASVLTKETMLVILPALLLTMWRHGHRDTRKFALTGAITACALIGFAYPLFALLKGELLPGSGHVSLWDGLKYQMTRPGSGFILDQGTGSYGVLHSWLYYDRVLPLGGLAGALLLLVTWRWSVTARSLAGPALTVAILALVALRPGGYLPAMYIIGALPFLALVLAGGTASVAHAVLRRWRGEGEKRYVTGGRYLLAVVLAIAAGAYVVPKWYDGDHTAVTTDANAPYRAASKWLSTEVADPKDTRVLVDDALWLDLVHAGYRPGLGVIWFYKADLDPAVTKTLPHGWKDIDYVVASPTVRRDAVDLPNVKAAIEHSTPVATFGTGDDRIEIRQIQSETVGAQ from the coding sequence GTGACCTCCACCCTTCCCGCGGTGACCACCACGGTCCCCGCGCAGCGGCAGCCTGCGCCTGAAACCGGTTCGGCCGGTCGAACGACACCGCCGAGCAGACTCCGTTCCTCGCGCTCCGACCTCCTTCTCTGCGGCCTGCTCCTCGTCGCGATCCTCGTCGTGCAGGGCTGGAACATCGCCGACTACCCGACGCTCAGCGACGACGAGGGCACCTACCTCGCCCAGGCCTGGGCCGTCCAGCAGGGCACCGGCCTGGCCCACTACACCTACTGGTACGACCACCCGCCGCTCGGCTGGATCCAGATCGCCCTGCTCACCTGGATCCCCGCGCACTTCAGCCCCGGCTCGATGACCGTCGGCACCATGCGCCTCGCGATGCTGGTCATCAGCGCGATCAGCGCGATCCTCGTCTACGTCCTCGCCCGCCGGCTCTCGCTGCCGCGCTGGGCGGCCGGACTCGCCATGGTGCTCTTCGGGCTGTCCCCGCTGTCCGTGATCCTCCAGCGGGAGATCTTCCTCGACAACATCGCCGTGATGTGGATGCTGCTCGCGTTCTGCCTGGCAGCGTCGCCAAGTCGCCATCTCTGGCACCATTTTGGAGCCGGTCTCGCCGGTGCGGCCTCGGTCCTCACCAAGGAGACGATGCTCGTCATCCTCCCGGCGCTGCTGCTCACCATGTGGCGCCACGGACACCGCGACACCCGCAAGTTCGCGCTCACCGGCGCCATCACCGCCTGCGCCCTGATCGGGTTCGCGTACCCCCTCTTCGCCCTGCTCAAGGGCGAGTTGCTGCCGGGCAGCGGACATGTCTCCCTGTGGGACGGCCTCAAGTACCAGATGACCAGACCGGGTTCGGGCTTCATCCTCGACCAGGGCACGGGTTCCTACGGCGTCCTCCACTCCTGGCTCTACTACGACCGTGTCCTGCCGCTGGGCGGCCTCGCCGGGGCGCTGCTCCTGCTGGTCACCTGGCGCTGGTCGGTCACCGCCCGCTCGCTCGCCGGACCGGCACTGACCGTGGCGATCCTCGCCCTGGTCGCCCTGCGCCCGGGCGGCTACCTGCCCGCGATGTACATCATCGGCGCGCTGCCCTTCCTCGCCCTCGTCCTCGCCGGGGGCACCGCCTCCGTCGCCCACGCGGTGCTGCGCAGATGGCGCGGAGAAGGGGAGAAACGATACGTCACCGGGGGCCGGTACCTGCTTGCCGTGGTCCTCGCGATCGCGGCCGGCGCCTATGTCGTACCGAAGTGGTACGACGGCGACCACACCGCCGTGACCACCGACGCCAACGCCCCCTACCGGGCCGCCTCGAAGTGGCTGTCCACCGAGGTCGCCGACCCGAAGGACACCCGCGTCCTCGTCGACGACGCGCTCTGGCTGGACCTGGTGCACGCCGGGTACCGGCCCGGGCTCGGGGTCATCTGGTTCTACAAGGCCGACCTCGACCCGGCCGTCACCAAGACGCTGCCGCACGGCTGGAAGGACATCGACTACGTGGTGGCCTCCCCGACGGTACGGCGCGACGCGGTCGACCTGCCCAACGTCAAGGCGGCGATCGAGCACTCCACACCGGTCGCCACCTTCGGCACCGGCGACGACCGCATCGAGATCCGGCAGATCCAGTCCGAGACCGTGGGAGCCCAGTGA
- a CDS encoding glycosyltransferase family 2 protein, with protein sequence MSQESIVPGELGDPAVRGAEIAEPGAVTIVVPTFNESANVRELLHRITESVPTRLPCEVVFVDDSTDDTPEVISEAAQDCPFPVTVLHREEPVGGLGGAVVEGIKAATSDWIVVMDGDLQHPPSLVPELVGTGERAHAGLVVASRYIKGGSREGLAGGYRVAVSRGATWLTKTLFPRKLRGISDPMSGFFAIRRSAVTAEALKPLGYKILLELAVRSRPRQVTEVPFVFQDRFAGESKSTAQEGFRFLRHLLGLRTASPVARMVVFGLIGATGFLPNLVGLWALTKTGLHYVPAEILANQLGVAWNFYLIEHLLFRDRRRHRNWWDRAGRFALLANADLVLRIPLIALFIHKFGMGAVSATAVALVMTFVLRFVGTEALVYLPRRGRESRTAPRRAV encoded by the coding sequence ATGAGCCAAGAGTCCATCGTCCCGGGCGAGTTGGGTGATCCGGCGGTACGCGGAGCCGAGATCGCCGAGCCCGGTGCCGTCACCATCGTCGTACCGACCTTCAACGAGTCGGCAAATGTACGGGAGTTGCTGCACCGGATCACCGAATCCGTGCCGACCCGGCTGCCCTGCGAGGTCGTCTTCGTGGACGACTCCACCGACGACACCCCCGAGGTGATCTCCGAGGCGGCGCAGGACTGCCCGTTCCCGGTGACCGTGCTGCACCGGGAGGAGCCGGTCGGCGGCCTCGGCGGTGCGGTCGTCGAAGGGATCAAGGCGGCTACGTCCGACTGGATCGTCGTCATGGACGGCGATCTTCAGCATCCGCCGTCCCTGGTACCGGAGTTGGTCGGCACCGGCGAGCGCGCGCACGCCGGGCTGGTCGTCGCCTCCCGGTACATCAAGGGCGGCAGCCGCGAGGGGCTGGCCGGCGGATACCGCGTCGCCGTGTCCCGCGGGGCGACCTGGCTCACCAAGACGCTCTTCCCGCGCAAACTGCGCGGCATCAGCGACCCGATGAGCGGCTTCTTCGCGATCCGGCGCAGCGCGGTGACGGCGGAGGCGCTGAAGCCGCTCGGCTACAAAATCTTGCTCGAACTGGCCGTACGCAGCCGTCCGCGCCAGGTCACCGAGGTGCCGTTCGTCTTCCAGGACCGCTTCGCGGGGGAGTCCAAGTCGACCGCGCAGGAGGGTTTTCGCTTCCTGCGCCACCTCCTCGGACTGCGTACGGCCTCGCCGGTCGCGCGCATGGTGGTGTTCGGCCTGATCGGCGCCACCGGCTTCCTGCCGAACCTGGTCGGCCTGTGGGCGCTGACCAAGACGGGCCTGCACTACGTCCCGGCCGAGATCCTCGCCAACCAGCTCGGCGTGGCCTGGAACTTCTATCTCATCGAGCATCTGCTGTTCCGCGACCGGCGCCGACACCGCAACTGGTGGGACCGCGCGGGCCGGTTCGCGCTGCTCGCCAACGCCGATCTGGTGCTGCGGATCCCGCTGATCGCCCTGTTCATCCACAAGTTCGGCATGGGCGCCGTGTCGGCGACCGCGGTCGCGCTGGTCATGACGTTCGTCCTGCGCTTCGTCGGAACCGAGGCGTTGGTCTATCTCCCGCGCCGGGGACGTGAGAGCCGTACAGCACCGAGGAGAGCCGTGTGA
- a CDS encoding galactose oxidase early set domain-containing protein has protein sequence MNKYRRRTAIVGVGALTAGLLLTSPQSAEAANLVLNPGFETAGSDGMPYCWEKSGWGDNDFDFSTTSDAHSGAKAMKVSVTRRVDGDRKALITESTTCAPVVTAGKQYDLGLWYKTTTPDANITLFRHDTTAGWQYWSDLKTLEMQGSWTQATVRTPAVPAGTDRITWGVSVYGTGSATTDDYTMDQVPDTLPPATCTATAEQCANGRWDVLPTQNPVRSMHSVVLNNGKVLLIAGSGNSQEQFDAGTFTSAVYDPVAGTYKVIPTPKDMFCSGHIQLQDGRVLVMSGNKAFPAADGSHGYEGYKDSYIFDPVTETYSKTNDLVDGHWYPSATELGNGDVISFGGLREDSTGSVTAEYWSDAQQKWLPLSQVNQTWSYWGLYPSMVLMQDGRLFYTGSHVFGNNIPGTGSAIYDYGANTITSVPGLQNKDQRDQSASVLLPPAQDQKVLTIGGGNIDSNPDANRLTDIIDLKAANPTYTVGPQIPQGTVDLGNGAVAETGAQGKMYVSAVLLPDGTVLETGGALHNRANPVYEASIFDPATTTFDPVAADPQARGYHSSSFLLPDGRVMSTGDNPGNGTWNHNVSIYTPPYLLKGTRPTITSVIDNEWEYGDTQTITVDRPIAKAELIRPAAVTHSSDPNQRFVDLPLSVNGNTVDLNVTSNPNLAPPGWYMLFAVDANGVPSVAKWVHLQGPSALTTDTASAHVHSFADSLTGKVTEPGKKRTSQKVSVTISGCDRHYGTINVCVPTVFPAEVKSTAAARCSWLQQNDYGRLKVNGKDDPLRLDPNKDGVACGKGDVKTVQKKR, from the coding sequence GTGAACAAGTACCGCAGAAGAACCGCCATCGTCGGGGTGGGCGCACTGACCGCCGGACTGCTGCTCACCTCGCCGCAGTCCGCCGAGGCCGCGAACCTCGTGCTCAATCCGGGCTTCGAGACGGCCGGCAGCGACGGGATGCCGTACTGCTGGGAGAAGTCCGGCTGGGGCGACAACGACTTTGACTTCAGTACGACTTCGGACGCGCACTCCGGTGCGAAGGCCATGAAGGTCTCCGTGACCCGGCGGGTGGACGGTGACCGCAAGGCACTGATCACCGAGTCCACGACCTGCGCGCCGGTGGTGACGGCGGGCAAGCAGTACGACCTCGGGCTCTGGTACAAGACGACCACGCCGGACGCGAACATCACGCTGTTCCGGCATGACACGACGGCCGGCTGGCAGTACTGGTCCGACCTCAAGACCCTGGAGATGCAGGGGAGTTGGACCCAGGCCACGGTCCGAACGCCCGCAGTCCCGGCCGGTACCGACCGGATCACCTGGGGTGTGTCGGTCTACGGCACCGGGTCCGCGACCACCGACGACTACACGATGGACCAGGTCCCGGACACGCTCCCGCCGGCGACCTGTACGGCCACCGCCGAGCAGTGCGCGAACGGGCGGTGGGACGTGCTCCCGACGCAGAACCCCGTCCGCTCGATGCACTCCGTCGTCCTCAACAACGGCAAGGTGCTGCTGATCGCGGGCTCCGGCAACAGCCAGGAGCAGTTCGACGCGGGGACGTTCACGAGCGCGGTGTACGACCCGGTGGCCGGGACGTACAAGGTGATCCCCACGCCGAAGGACATGTTCTGCTCGGGGCACATCCAGTTGCAGGACGGCCGGGTGCTGGTGATGAGCGGCAACAAGGCGTTCCCGGCGGCGGACGGTTCGCACGGGTACGAGGGGTACAAGGACTCGTACATCTTCGACCCGGTGACCGAGACGTACAGCAAGACGAACGACCTCGTCGACGGCCACTGGTATCCGTCGGCGACCGAACTCGGCAACGGTGACGTCATCTCGTTCGGCGGGCTGCGCGAGGACTCGACGGGTTCGGTGACGGCCGAGTACTGGTCGGACGCCCAGCAGAAGTGGCTGCCGTTGTCGCAGGTCAACCAGACGTGGTCGTACTGGGGGCTGTACCCGTCGATGGTCCTGATGCAGGACGGCCGGCTCTTCTACACGGGCAGCCATGTCTTCGGGAACAACATCCCTGGCACGGGCTCGGCGATCTACGACTACGGCGCGAACACCATCACGTCGGTCCCGGGGCTCCAGAACAAGGACCAACGCGACCAGTCGGCAAGCGTGTTGCTGCCTCCGGCGCAGGACCAGAAGGTCCTCACCATCGGCGGCGGCAACATCGACTCCAACCCGGACGCGAACCGGCTGACCGACATCATCGACCTCAAGGCCGCGAACCCGACGTACACGGTCGGTCCCCAGATCCCGCAGGGGACCGTCGACCTGGGGAACGGTGCGGTGGCCGAGACCGGCGCGCAGGGCAAGATGTACGTGTCCGCCGTACTGCTGCCGGACGGCACGGTGCTGGAGACGGGCGGTGCGCTGCACAACCGGGCGAACCCCGTGTACGAGGCGTCGATCTTCGACCCGGCGACCACGACGTTCGATCCGGTGGCCGCCGATCCGCAGGCGCGCGGCTACCACTCCTCGTCGTTCCTGCTGCCGGACGGGCGGGTGATGTCGACCGGTGACAACCCGGGCAACGGCACCTGGAACCACAACGTGTCGATCTACACCCCGCCGTATCTCCTCAAGGGCACGCGGCCGACGATCACTTCGGTGATCGACAACGAGTGGGAGTACGGCGACACCCAGACGATCACCGTCGACCGGCCCATCGCCAAGGCGGAGTTGATCCGCCCGGCGGCGGTCACGCACTCCTCGGACCCGAACCAGCGGTTCGTGGACCTGCCGCTCTCGGTGAACGGCAACACGGTCGACCTGAACGTGACGAGCAACCCCAACCTGGCGCCGCCCGGCTGGTACATGCTCTTCGCGGTGGACGCCAACGGTGTTCCGTCGGTCGCCAAGTGGGTCCACCTGCAAGGCCCTTCGGCCCTGACGACCGACACGGCCTCGGCCCACGTCCACTCCTTCGCCGACTCCCTGACCGGCAAGGTCACCGAGCCAGGCAAGAAGCGGACCTCGCAGAAGGTCTCCGTGACCATCTCCGGCTGCGACCGCCACTACGGCACGATCAACGTCTGCGTGCCCACGGTCTTCCCGGCCGAGGTCAAGTCGACGGCCGCGGCCCGCTGTTCATGGCTCCAGCAGAACGACTACGGCCGTTTGAAGGTCAACGGCAAGGACGACCCGCTGCGGCTCGACCCGAACAAGGACGGGGTGGCCTGCGGGAAGGGTGACGTGAAGACCGTACAGAAGAAGCGGTAG
- a CDS encoding TetR/AcrR family transcriptional regulator, producing the protein MSSMTATPSPFSPADRPQLGLRERKKIKTREAIRTATYALVKEQGYDATTIEQIAERAEVSPSTVFRYFPTKEDIVITDEFDPIIMDELRSRPTDEPWMVTLRYVMQKAISYGMKEDQETSRLRTHLMVQVPAVRSRMMESMSVTGTMLCEAIAERTGRDPESLEVRVYAMSIVGGLMETSLYWAEHGHRDDFAGLVDRTMDVLEHGLSE; encoded by the coding sequence ATGAGCAGCATGACGGCAACGCCCTCCCCCTTCAGCCCCGCCGACCGCCCTCAACTGGGGCTCCGGGAGCGCAAGAAGATCAAGACCCGCGAGGCGATCCGCACCGCGACGTACGCACTGGTCAAGGAACAGGGGTACGACGCGACGACGATCGAGCAGATCGCGGAGCGCGCCGAGGTGTCGCCGTCGACCGTCTTCCGCTACTTCCCCACCAAGGAAGACATCGTCATCACGGACGAGTTCGACCCGATCATCATGGACGAACTGCGGAGCCGTCCGACCGACGAGCCGTGGATGGTCACGCTGCGGTACGTGATGCAGAAGGCCATCAGCTACGGCATGAAAGAGGACCAGGAGACCTCCCGGCTCCGCACCCATCTGATGGTCCAGGTCCCGGCGGTCCGCTCCCGCATGATGGAGAGCATGTCGGTCACCGGCACCATGCTCTGCGAGGCCATCGCCGAACGCACCGGCCGGGACCCGGAGAGCCTGGAGGTCCGCGTCTACGCCATGTCCATCGTCGGCGGCCTGATGGAGACGTCCTTGTACTGGGCGGAGCACGGCCACCGGGACGACTTCGCGGGGCTGGTGGACCGCACGATGGATGTACTGGAGCACGGGCTTTCCGAGTGA
- a CDS encoding DHA2 family efflux MFS transporter permease subunit — MATVTDSNDVRRDPRRWWALGALVASMLTLGFDTTILNVALPTMAGELGATTGQQQWMADSYVIVFAALMLPAGLLGDRFGRRRMLIAGLGIFLAGSVAGALAGDVNWVIAARTVMGVGAALVTPLALSVLPSLFGPDERTKAVGIISAASSLGLPLGPIIGGWLLNHFWWGSVFLVNIPMAAIGIAACVFLLPETRDPASPRVDALSTAFTATGLGSLIYAIIEAPSRGWGDPLIVGMLVGSAILIGALVLRERRMERPMLDMTLLRHRGFLFSSIAATLVMFVLSGLLFVLPQYLQAVLGNDALGTGVRLLPMMGGLIIAARAAQPLVNKFGSRAVVCAGLVVLAFAALLGSRTTVDSGYGFTALWLSITGFGFGFSIVPAMDGALGALPRDRAGSGAGLLMTMRQVGAAIGIALLGSLLASSFRDRLDVTGLPAKAADTAGESVVAAHIVAQKTGSADLVASANSAYVHGMGLVLLVCGVAALVTALLSAAFLPNTPAAPAKQEEAEEDPATAVVIALADAGQ; from the coding sequence ATGGCTACTGTCACTGACTCCAACGACGTGCGACGCGACCCGCGCCGCTGGTGGGCCCTCGGGGCCCTGGTCGCGAGCATGCTCACGCTCGGCTTCGACACGACGATCCTGAACGTCGCCCTGCCCACGATGGCCGGCGAACTCGGCGCCACCACCGGCCAGCAGCAGTGGATGGCGGACTCGTACGTCATCGTCTTCGCGGCCCTGATGCTCCCGGCGGGCCTGCTCGGCGACCGCTTCGGACGGCGCCGCATGCTGATCGCCGGGCTCGGCATCTTCCTCGCCGGTTCCGTGGCCGGCGCCCTGGCGGGCGACGTGAACTGGGTCATCGCGGCCCGCACGGTGATGGGCGTCGGCGCGGCCCTGGTCACCCCGCTCGCGCTGTCCGTGCTGCCCTCGCTCTTCGGCCCCGACGAGCGCACCAAGGCCGTCGGCATCATCTCCGCGGCCTCCTCGCTGGGGCTGCCGCTCGGCCCGATCATCGGCGGCTGGCTGCTCAACCACTTCTGGTGGGGCTCGGTCTTCCTGGTCAACATCCCGATGGCCGCGATCGGCATCGCCGCCTGCGTCTTCCTGCTCCCCGAGACCCGCGACCCCGCCTCGCCCAGGGTCGACGCCCTGTCCACCGCGTTCACGGCGACCGGCCTCGGCTCCCTCATCTACGCGATCATCGAGGCGCCCAGCCGTGGTTGGGGCGACCCGCTGATCGTGGGCATGCTCGTCGGATCGGCGATCCTGATCGGCGCGCTCGTCCTGCGCGAGCGGCGCATGGAACGCCCGATGCTCGACATGACCCTGCTCCGCCACCGCGGTTTCCTGTTCAGCTCGATCGCCGCGACCCTGGTGATGTTCGTCCTGTCCGGCCTGCTGTTCGTGCTGCCGCAGTACCTCCAGGCGGTGCTCGGCAACGACGCGCTGGGCACCGGCGTCCGGCTGCTGCCCATGATGGGCGGCCTGATCATCGCGGCCCGGGCCGCACAGCCGCTCGTCAACAAGTTCGGCTCCCGTGCCGTGGTCTGCGCGGGCCTGGTGGTCCTGGCCTTCGCCGCGCTGCTCGGCAGCCGTACGACGGTCGACTCCGGCTACGGCTTCACCGCGCTGTGGCTGTCCATCACCGGGTTCGGCTTCGGCTTCTCGATCGTCCCCGCGATGGACGGCGCGCTCGGTGCGCTGCCCCGCGACCGGGCCGGCAGCGGCGCCGGGCTCCTGATGACCATGCGCCAGGTCGGCGCGGCGATCGGCATCGCCCTGCTCGGCAGCCTGCTCGCGAGCTCCTTCCGCGACCGCCTCGACGTCACCGGCCTGCCCGCGAAGGCGGCGGACACGGCCGGGGAGTCCGTCGTAGCGGCGCACATAGTCGCTCAGAAGACAGGCTCGGCGGACCTCGTCGCCTCCGCGAACAGCGCGTACGTCCACGGCATGGGCCTGGTGCTGCTGGTGTGCGGTGTCGCGGCCCTCGTCACCGCCCTGCTGTCCGCGGCGTTCCTGCCGAACACGCCGGCCGCGCCCGCCAAGCAGGAGGAGGCGGAGGAAGACCCGGCCACAGCCGTGGTCATCGCTCTGGCGGATGCCGGACAATGA